The following are encoded together in the Salvia hispanica cultivar TCC Black 2014 chromosome 6, UniMelb_Shisp_WGS_1.0, whole genome shotgun sequence genome:
- the LOC125195767 gene encoding carotenoid 9,10(9',10')-cleavage dioxygenase 1-like produces MGVEDSISGVVEVKPKPQKGVTSKAIDWLEWAFVKLMHNSKQPLHYLAGNFGPVDETPPLADLPLHGHLPECLNGEFVRVGPNPRFAPVAGYHWFDGDGMIHGMRIKNGKATYVSRFVKTSRLKQEEYFGGAKFMKIGDMKGFFGLFTVYMQMLRTKLEVLDVNYGFGTANTAMVYHHGKLLALHEGDKPYAIKVLEDGDLQTIGLLDYDKRLSHSFTAHPKVDPCTGEMFTFGYSKEPPYVTYRVITKEGVMQDPVPITIPEPIMMHDFAITENYAIFMDLPLYFRPKEMVKEKKFIYTFDPTKKARFGVLPRYATNEMLIRWFELPNCFIFHNANAWEEGDEVVLITCRLQNLDLDMVNGVVKEKLENFPNELYEMRFNLKNGLASQKKLSESSVDFPRVNESYTGRKQRYVYGTVLDSIAKVTGIVKFDLHAEPEIGKEKIEVGGNVSGLFDLGPGRFGSEAVFIPREPGTASEEDDGYLIFFVHDENTGKSAVNVIDAKTMSPDPVAVVELPRRVPYGFHAFFVNEEQLQEQAKL; encoded by the exons ATGGGCGTAGAGGATTCGATTTCCGGGGTTGTGGAGGTGAAACCCAAGCCCCAAAAGGGGGTGACGTCAAAGGCTATTGATTGGTTGGAGTGGGCGTTTGTGAAGTTGATGCATAATTCAAAGCAGCCTCTTCACTATCTCGCCGGCAACTTTGGCCCCGTCGACGAGACTCCCCCGCTCGCCGACCTCCCCCTCCACGGCCATCTACCG GAATGCCTCAATGGTGAGTTTGTGAGGGTTGGCCCAAATCCAAGGTTCGCTCCGGTTGCTGGATATCATTG GTTTGATGGAGATGG AATGATTCATGGTATGCGcatcaaaaatggaaaagcaACCTATGTCTCCCGCTTTGTGAAGACCTCGCGACTTAAACAAGAAGAATATTTTGGTGGAGCAAAATTTATGAAG ATTGGTGACATGAAAGGATTCTTTGGACTGTTCACAGTTTACATGCAAATGCTAAGAACGAAACTAGAAGTACTGGATGTTAACTATGGATTTGGTACAG CTAATACAGCTATGGTATATCACCATGGGAAGCTTTTGGCGCTTCATGAGGGAGATAAACCTT ATGCCATCAAAGTTTTGGAAGATGGAGATCTGCAAACGATTGGCTTGCTGGATTACGACAAGAGACTATCACATTCTTTTACTGCTCATCCTAAAGTTGACCCGTGCACAG GGGAAATGTTTACCTTTGGCTATTCTAAGGAACCACCATACGTCACATACAGAGTCATAACAAAGGAAGGTGTAATGCAGGATCCAGTGCCAATAACTATACCTGAACCAATtatgatgcatgattttgcCATTACTGAAAACTATGCGATTTTTATGGATCTACCATTGTACTTCAGGCCAAAG GAGATGGTGAAGGAAAAGAAGTTCATTTATACTTTTGATCCTACTAAGAAAGCCCGTTTTGGAGTTCTTCCACGATATGCTACAAATGAGATGCTAATCAGGTGGTTTGAGCTTCCAAATTGCTTCATATTTCATAATG CAAATGCTTGGGAGGAAGGAGATGAAGTTGTTCTGATCACTTGCCGACTTCAAAATCTTGATCTTGACATGGTCAATGGCGTTGTAAAAGAAAAGCTTGAGAATTTCCCAAATGAACT GTACGAGATGAGATTCAACCTCAAAAATGGTTTGGCTTCTCAGAAAAAGTTATCTGAGTCGTCCGTTGATTTTCCCAGGGTTAACGAAAGCTACACTGGAAG GAAACAACGATATGTATATGGGACGGTGCTGGACAGTATTGCTAAGGTAACTGGAATTGTGAAGTTTGATTTACATGCTGAACCAGAGATTGGAAAGGAAAAGATTGAAGTTGGAGGGAATGTTAGTGGTCTCTTTGATCTTGGACCTGGAAGATTTGGATCAGAGGCTGTCTTTATCCCTCGGGAGCCTGGCACTGCATCCGAAGAAGATGATGGCTACTTGATTTTCTTTGTCCATGATGAAAACACTGG GAAATCAGCGGTGAATGTAATTGATGCAAAAACAATGTCGCCCGATCCTGTTGCTGTGGTTGAACTTCCTAGAAGAGTTCCATATGGTTTCCATGCCTTCTTTGTGAACGAG GAACAACTTCAAGAACAGGCAAAGCTGTGA